From the Acidobacteriota bacterium genome, one window contains:
- a CDS encoding VCBS repeat-containing protein encodes MRHFPRKLRLHVFSAGLTLAFCLAVFIQHFLIQPSQAAAQSEPLWQDVSATQLNGVSGERWVHPLTYRGLRLNQTALAQLLAQAPLERTPEAQSKQLIIEMPLPADGMGRFRFVEAPIMAPALAAKFPALKTYYGQGLDDPTASVRFDVTLTGFHAMILSAGETTYIDPLARGNADFYLSYAKHELRKPGWAVECFAQSELAASPAPPASPFLTGGTTLRTYRLALAATGEYTAFHGGTVAGALSAMVTSMNRVNGVYEREVAVRMVLVANNDSVIFTNAATDPYTNSSGSTMLGQNQTTLDSVIGAANYDIGHVFSTGGGGVASLRSVCVSGSKARGVTGNSAPVGDGFDIDYVAHEMGHQFGGNHTFNGTTGSCSGNRAAAAAYETGSGSTIMAYAGICGAEDLQPHSDDYFHAKSLEEIYAFINGTGGGCAVATGTSNNPPTVNAGASFTIPAQTPFALTASGSDVNGDTLSYCWEQYDLGTAAPPNTDNGNRPIMRSYNPTTGPTRTIPRLADLLANTSSVGEALATTTRTLNFRVIARDNRAGGGGIQDATLQVFTRADAGPFVVTAPNTPVTIPGGTAQLVTWNVANTNVAPVSCSNVKITLSTNGGQSFPIVLAGSALNNGSAIINIPNLPTTQARLKVEALGNIFFDISNTNFTITSGGGGGIVRAKKADFDGDGKTDLSIFSPNTIAPTPNWTVFNSSNSATVTQQWGAGYAPYNDVIVPGDYDGDGKTDHAIWRGADSIWYIRKSSDGGAILDLWGANYAPYFDIPVPGDYDNDGKTDLAVWRRDGTWYVKRSSNGSFLIQVFGQSGDVPVPADYDGDGQTDLAVFRPDAIAPVPNWIILNSSTNTVTSLQWGAGYAPYFDTPVPADYDGDGKADLAIWRGADSIWYIRPSANPGSPMLDLWGANYAPYFDIPTPGDYDGDGKADIAVWRRSGTWFVKRSSNGSFLIQNQGQSGDVPVPAFGVR; translated from the coding sequence ATGAGACACTTCCCCCGCAAGCTTCGCCTGCACGTTTTCAGCGCAGGTCTGACACTGGCCTTCTGCCTCGCTGTCTTCATCCAACATTTTCTGATTCAACCCAGCCAAGCCGCCGCGCAAAGCGAGCCGCTCTGGCAGGATGTTTCCGCGACGCAACTCAACGGCGTGAGCGGTGAGCGCTGGGTGCACCCGCTGACTTATCGCGGGTTGCGTTTGAACCAAACCGCCTTGGCCCAACTGCTGGCGCAAGCACCGCTCGAACGCACGCCGGAAGCACAATCCAAACAGCTCATCATCGAGATGCCCCTGCCCGCAGACGGCATGGGCCGTTTCCGCTTTGTCGAAGCGCCGATTATGGCGCCGGCACTGGCCGCCAAATTCCCTGCCCTTAAAACCTATTACGGGCAAGGGCTGGATGACCCAACCGCTTCGGTGCGGTTCGATGTCACGCTGACCGGCTTTCACGCCATGATTTTGTCGGCGGGCGAAACCACTTACATTGACCCGTTGGCCAGAGGCAATGCGGATTTTTATCTCAGCTATGCCAAGCACGAATTGCGCAAACCGGGTTGGGCGGTTGAATGCTTCGCGCAAAGCGAATTGGCGGCCTCGCCCGCGCCGCCCGCCAGTCCCTTCTTAACCGGCGGCACAACGCTGCGCACCTATCGGCTGGCGCTCGCGGCGACGGGCGAATACACAGCCTTCCACGGCGGCACGGTGGCAGGCGCGCTGTCCGCGATGGTGACTTCGATGAATCGCGTCAACGGCGTTTACGAACGCGAAGTCGCCGTGCGCATGGTGCTGGTCGCCAACAATGACAGCGTCATCTTCACCAATGCCGCGACTGACCCGTACACAAATAGCAGCGGCTCGACGATGCTGGGCCAGAATCAGACGACGCTCGACAGCGTGATCGGCGCGGCCAACTATGACATCGGACATGTTTTCAGCACGGGCGGTGGCGGCGTTGCCAGCTTGCGTTCCGTTTGCGTCAGCGGCAGCAAAGCGCGCGGCGTGACGGGCAATTCAGCGCCCGTCGGCGACGGCTTCGACATTGATTACGTAGCCCACGAGATGGGCCATCAATTTGGCGGCAATCACACCTTCAACGGCACGACCGGCTCTTGCAGCGGCAATCGCGCCGCTGCGGCAGCCTACGAAACCGGCAGCGGCTCGACGATCATGGCCTATGCCGGCATCTGCGGCGCAGAGGATTTGCAACCGCACAGCGATGATTACTTTCACGCCAAAAGCCTGGAAGAGATTTACGCCTTCATCAACGGCACCGGCGGTGGCTGCGCGGTTGCTACCGGCACAAGCAACAACCCGCCCACGGTCAACGCGGGTGCCAGCTTTACGATTCCCGCGCAAACGCCCTTTGCCTTAACCGCGTCGGGCAGCGATGTGAACGGCGACACACTGAGCTATTGCTGGGAACAATACGATCTCGGCACGGCGGCCCCGCCCAACACTGACAATGGCAATCGCCCGATCATGCGTTCGTATAACCCCACGACCGGGCCGACGCGCACGATTCCCAGGCTCGCCGATTTGCTGGCCAACACCAGCAGCGTCGGCGAAGCGTTGGCGACGACGACGCGCACGTTGAATTTCAGAGTGATCGCGCGCGACAACCGCGCGGGCGGCGGCGGCATTCAAGATGCCACGCTGCAAGTCTTCACGCGCGCCGACGCCGGCCCCTTTGTCGTGACGGCACCGAACACGCCCGTCACCATCCCAGGTGGAACCGCGCAACTCGTCACCTGGAATGTAGCCAATACCAACGTCGCGCCCGTCAGTTGCAGCAATGTGAAGATTACGCTTTCCACTAATGGCGGGCAGAGCTTCCCAATCGTGTTGGCCGGCAGCGCGCTGAACAATGGCTCCGCCATCATCAATATCCCGAACCTGCCGACCACGCAGGCGCGCCTCAAAGTCGAAGCGCTGGGCAATATCTTCTTCGATATTTCCAACACCAACTTCACGATCACTTCCGGCGGCGGCGGCGGCATCGTGCGCGCCAAGAAGGCCGATTTCGACGGCGACGGCAAAACCGATCTGAGCATCTTCAGCCCCAACACCATTGCGCCAACGCCGAATTGGACAGTGTTCAACAGCAGCAATAGTGCAACCGTTACGCAGCAATGGGGCGCGGGTTATGCGCCCTATAACGACGTGATCGTGCCGGGCGATTACGACGGCGACGGCAAGACCGATCACGCCATCTGGCGCGGCGCCGATTCCATCTGGTACATCCGCAAATCTTCGGATGGCGGCGCTATTCTCGATCTCTGGGGCGCGAACTATGCGCCGTATTTCGACATCCCGGTGCCCGGCGATTATGACAACGACGGCAAGACCGACCTCGCCGTCTGGCGGCGCGATGGCACCTGGTATGTCAAACGCAGTTCGAATGGCTCGTTCCTGATTCAGGTGTTTGGGCAAAGCGGCGACGTCCCGGTGCCGGCGGATTATGACGGCGATGGCCAAACTGACTTGGCCGTTTTCCGGCCTGACGCCATTGCGCCTGTGCCGAACTGGATCATCCTGAACAGTTCGACGAATACAGTGACCAGTCTTCAATGGGGGGCGGGCTATGCACCGTACTTCGACACGCCAGTCCCGGCGGACTATGACGGTGACGGCAAGGCGGACTTGGCGATCTGGCGCGGCGCGGATTCGATTTGGTACATCCGGCCGAGCGCGAATCCGGGGAGCCCAATGCTGGATTTGTGGGGGGCGAACTATGCGCCGTACTTCGATATTCCGACGCCAGGGGATTATGACGGTGACGGCAAGGCGGATATTGCAGTCTGGCGACGTTCAGGGACGTGGTTCGTCAAACGCAGCAGCAATGGTTCGTTCCTGATCCAAAACCAGGGGCAAAGCGGGGATGTGCCCGTGCCCGCGTTTGGCGTGCGGTAA
- a CDS encoding SBBP repeat-containing protein has product MQFKPASSFKVALFGTLSLLLLSVGWWAKQPHANASPTPVAPSLAAFGQLPLSFEANQGQTDSQVKFRARGNGYSLSLTADEIVLQTFAGPTAEPSATAQTLHSALHSPHAARRNSQVTRLRLIGANPAPLVEGVDELPGQNNHFIGNDPRQWRTNVPTYAKVRYRAIYPGIDLVFYGNGRQVEYDLIVAPGADLNVIKLAVSGAGALRVADNGELSLQDEPEGPRFRAPVVYQQTSGGRTELAGRYVLSGANEVSFAVDAYDKELPLVIDPVIIYSSYLGGNNNETGERVVVDNNGNAYLAGFTTSTNFPSANPLQPNYGGGSRDAFITKLNAAGSALVYSTYLGGNGDDLLAGALGVDATGNVYVAVTTTSTNFPTTANAFRTTNTGFYDSSLAKLNPAGNALLYSTYFGGTGFENSRDLAVNDAGVVWVSGITNSTDLPVKNPLQATNGGNLDEFVAKFDTTQTGMASLLYATYFGGNGDDGGSGLSVGDALAVDSTGNIYLAGPTNSTNLPVLNAFQPAFGGGSRDGFVTKINAAGNALLYSTYLGGNAQDEILALAVDAAGNAYLSGDTASTNFPTRNPLQPANGGNGDAFITKLSPTGSALVYSTYLGGNGSDFGLDVVVDGAGNAYVAGATSSTDFPLTGAVQLTYGGGASDAFVTQLNATGTARLFSTFLGGNNNDVAQSLTATSDGNIYVTGVTSSTNFPVVTNLQPTLSAGDDVFITKLGGQQSMFALTEIRANRGGDTGTASCVIFGTGMNIGATIKLVRTGQPDIVGEQVAVYEFGNRMNATFDLTGKARGVYDVVVTNPGGQTRTITSGFTVEEGRAPQLYTEILGYNYLRGGRDQTYTIVCGNRGNVDAFVVPVRVSVPDFITLTPGFTIINPPQPAGVPPVDYSQASFTTRSNGRNEGVILYPMVPAGGVREVTVKLRVADVFTYAHAQFNILATPGIPLVMTFPSAPRPPNSPNAPNAPQAGFAPSPKCIQSFISLVFDCGSVAFPPLLCADSLAAFGGQALTSLAATSFDPRTGSGDVAGTFAGIAWGGVHAAINCSPIGEVFAVFQCTTSAINFFDNCFGNGGGAGKQGQVIVSGDPNLKLGPDGASAQHYIGIQPTLSYAVLFENKAEATAAAQDVVITDQLDPAKVELSTFELGPIAFGNKLVIPPPGSKTFNTDVDLRPQTNLFARINVSFNQSTGLITWTFASIDPATGQPTTNPVLGFLPPNVTSPQGEGRVLFTVAPKAGLTTGTVITNQARIVFDANPPIDTPVWSNTIDITPPTSQVTALPANSCASFNVQWSGSDPDSGIGGFLIYVSDNGGPYSPYRSTSATSAFFIGEQGHTYRFYSIASDRAGNFEANPAAPPDTQTTVNTTTSLAPTNHNVAGTGGNASTNVTAVGGCGWTASSNVPWITITSGASGAGNGTVNFTVAPNVGPARGGTLTVAGQTVSVSQAAQSCTFNISPTSANLGAGGGNGSSNVTTTGGCAWPATSDVAWITPNSASGTGSGAANYTVAANTGPARTGTLTIAGQTVTVTQSSGCSYAINPTSQTFPGSGGAGSVTVTTPGVCGWTAASNAPWLTILSDVNNTVMFSVARNPGPQRSGTLTIAGQTFTVTQNRGLAVKADFDGDGKTDLGVFSPSAAPPVPNWMVLNSNNGLTATQQWGAGYAPYFDTIVPGDYDGDGKAADSIWYIRKSSDGQAILQFWGANYAPYFDIPTPGDYDGDGKTDIAVWRRDGTWYVKRSSNGSFLIQTHGQNGDIPVPADYDGDGKTDLAVFRPGAIAPTPNWLILNSSTNTVTSIQWGAGYAPYFDTPVPADYDGDGKADLAIWRGADSIWYIRKSSDGGFILDLWGANYAPYFDVPTPGDYDGDGKADIAVWRRSGTWFVKRSSNGSFLIQNQGQNGDVPVPAYGVR; this is encoded by the coding sequence ATGCAGTTCAAGCCCGCTAGTTCATTCAAAGTCGCCCTTTTCGGCACGCTGAGTCTGCTCTTGCTGAGTGTGGGTTGGTGGGCTAAACAGCCGCATGCCAACGCCTCCCCGACGCCGGTGGCTCCCTCGCTGGCGGCCTTTGGCCAACTGCCGCTCAGTTTTGAAGCCAATCAAGGCCAAACCGACAGCCAAGTCAAATTCCGCGCGCGCGGCAACGGCTACAGCCTGTCACTGACAGCGGATGAGATCGTGCTGCAAACGTTCGCGGGGCCAACCGCTGAGCCGTCTGCGACAGCGCAAACACTACACTCCGCACTCCACTCGCCGCATGCCGCACGCCGCAATTCCCAGGTGACGCGGTTGCGCCTGATCGGGGCGAACCCCGCGCCGTTGGTCGAGGGCGTAGATGAATTGCCGGGCCAAAACAATCACTTCATCGGCAACGACCCACGCCAGTGGCGCACCAATGTACCGACCTACGCCAAAGTACGCTACCGCGCAATCTATCCTGGGATTGATCTGGTCTTTTATGGCAACGGGCGGCAGGTGGAATACGACTTGATCGTCGCGCCGGGGGCTGATCTCAACGTCATCAAGCTGGCGGTAAGCGGCGCGGGCGCGTTGCGCGTGGCCGACAACGGCGAATTGAGTTTGCAGGACGAACCGGAGGGTCCGCGCTTTCGCGCGCCCGTGGTTTATCAGCAAACGTCGGGCGGACGCACAGAACTCGCCGGACGTTATGTGCTGAGCGGGGCGAATGAAGTCAGCTTCGCGGTGGATGCTTACGACAAAGAGTTGCCGCTGGTGATTGATCCGGTGATCATCTATTCCAGCTATCTGGGCGGCAACAACAATGAAACCGGCGAGCGTGTCGTCGTGGATAACAACGGGAATGCCTATCTGGCGGGCTTCACGACCTCCACCAACTTTCCCAGCGCCAATCCGCTGCAACCCAACTACGGCGGCGGGAGCCGCGACGCCTTTATCACAAAGCTGAATGCGGCGGGTTCGGCGCTCGTCTATTCCACCTATCTCGGCGGCAACGGCGATGACCTCCTGGCTGGCGCTTTGGGCGTAGACGCAACTGGTAACGTCTATGTTGCGGTCACCACGACTTCAACCAATTTCCCGACGACGGCCAATGCCTTCCGCACGACTAACACGGGTTTTTATGATAGCTCGCTCGCCAAGCTCAATCCGGCGGGCAATGCGTTGCTCTATTCGACTTACTTCGGCGGCACGGGTTTCGAGAACAGCCGCGATCTCGCCGTGAATGACGCCGGTGTCGTGTGGGTCAGCGGCATTACGAATTCAACCGACCTGCCCGTCAAAAATCCGTTGCAAGCCACCAACGGTGGTAACCTGGACGAATTCGTCGCCAAATTCGATACGACCCAGACGGGCATGGCTTCGCTGCTCTATGCCACTTACTTCGGCGGCAACGGCGATGATGGCGGTTCGGGGCTGAGCGTAGGCGATGCGTTGGCGGTGGACAGCACGGGGAATATCTATCTGGCCGGGCCAACCAATTCGACCAACCTGCCGGTGTTGAACGCCTTTCAGCCGGCTTTTGGCGGAGGGTCGCGGGACGGCTTTGTGACCAAAATCAATGCGGCGGGCAACGCCTTGCTCTATTCGACCTATCTGGGCGGCAACGCCCAAGACGAAATCCTGGCGCTGGCTGTGGACGCGGCAGGCAATGCTTATCTTTCCGGGGACACGGCCTCTACCAACTTCCCGACGAGAAATCCGCTGCAACCGGCCAACGGCGGCAACGGCGATGCCTTTATTACCAAGCTCAGCCCCACGGGTTCGGCGCTCGTTTACTCAACCTATCTCGGCGGCAACGGCAGCGACTTTGGCCTGGATGTCGTCGTGGATGGAGCTGGCAATGCTTACGTGGCCGGCGCGACCAGTTCAACAGATTTCCCTTTGACCGGCGCGGTGCAACTCACTTACGGCGGCGGCGCGAGCGATGCCTTTGTCACGCAATTGAATGCGACCGGCACCGCGCGGCTCTTTTCCACCTTTCTTGGCGGCAACAACAACGACGTCGCGCAGAGCTTGACGGCGACGAGCGACGGCAACATCTACGTAACCGGCGTCACCAGTTCGACGAACTTTCCGGTGGTCACCAACCTGCAACCAACCTTGAGCGCGGGTGATGACGTGTTCATCACCAAGCTGGGCGGCCAGCAAAGCATGTTCGCGTTGACCGAGATCAGAGCCAATCGCGGCGGCGACACCGGCACAGCATCTTGCGTGATTTTCGGTACTGGCATGAACATTGGCGCAACAATCAAGCTGGTTCGGACGGGGCAGCCGGACATCGTGGGCGAGCAGGTTGCGGTTTATGAATTCGGCAACCGGATGAATGCGACCTTCGATCTGACGGGCAAGGCGCGCGGCGTGTATGACGTGGTCGTCACCAATCCCGGCGGCCAAACGCGTACCATCACCAGCGGCTTCACTGTCGAAGAAGGGCGCGCGCCGCAACTCTATACCGAGATTCTGGGCTATAACTACCTCAGAGGCGGGCGCGATCAAACCTACACCATTGTCTGCGGCAATCGCGGCAATGTGGACGCCTTTGTCGTGCCGGTCAGAGTTTCGGTGCCGGATTTCATCACGCTGACGCCGGGCTTTACCATCATCAATCCGCCGCAACCGGCGGGCGTCCCGCCGGTTGATTACAGCCAGGCGTCATTCACAACGCGCAGTAACGGCCGCAACGAAGGCGTTATTCTTTACCCAATGGTACCGGCAGGCGGTGTGCGCGAGGTCACCGTTAAATTGCGCGTAGCCGATGTCTTCACATACGCCCACGCGCAGTTCAACATTCTGGCGACGCCCGGTATACCGTTGGTGATGACCTTCCCCAGCGCACCACGTCCGCCCAATTCCCCCAACGCGCCGAATGCGCCGCAGGCTGGCTTCGCGCCTTCGCCGAAGTGCATTCAGTCCTTCATCAGTTTGGTCTTTGATTGCGGGAGCGTAGCGTTTCCGCCGCTGCTGTGCGCCGACTCGCTCGCGGCGTTTGGCGGGCAAGCGCTGACTTCACTAGCGGCGACAAGCTTTGATCCGCGCACGGGCAGTGGCGATGTCGCTGGTACTTTTGCCGGGATCGCCTGGGGCGGTGTGCACGCGGCTATCAATTGTTCGCCTATCGGAGAAGTTTTTGCGGTCTTTCAATGCACCACGTCCGCGATTAACTTCTTCGATAATTGTTTCGGCAACGGCGGCGGCGCGGGCAAGCAAGGTCAGGTTATCGTCTCCGGCGATCCTAACCTGAAGCTCGGCCCTGACGGCGCCAGCGCGCAACATTACATCGGCATCCAACCCACGCTGTCTTACGCCGTCCTATTCGAGAACAAAGCGGAAGCTACCGCCGCCGCGCAAGACGTGGTCATCACCGATCAACTCGACCCGGCCAAGGTGGAGTTGAGCACCTTTGAACTCGGCCCCATCGCTTTCGGCAACAAATTGGTGATTCCGCCGCCGGGCAGCAAAACTTTCAACACCGATGTTGACCTGCGCCCGCAGACGAATTTGTTCGCGCGCATCAACGTGAGTTTCAATCAAAGCACAGGCTTGATTACGTGGACGTTCGCTTCGATTGATCCGGCCACCGGGCAACCGACCACCAACCCGGTGCTGGGCTTCCTGCCGCCCAACGTCACCTCGCCACAAGGCGAAGGCCGCGTGCTCTTCACCGTCGCGCCCAAAGCGGGTCTCACCACCGGCACGGTCATCACCAATCAGGCGCGGATTGTTTTTGACGCGAACCCGCCGATTGATACGCCGGTGTGGAGCAACACGATTGACATCACGCCGCCCACCAGTCAGGTCACGGCGTTGCCCGCGAATTCGTGCGCCAGCTTCAACGTGCAATGGTCGGGCAGCGACCCCGATTCCGGCATCGGCGGCTTTTTGATTTACGTTTCTGACAACGGCGGGCCTTATTCACCGTATCGTTCAACGTCGGCCACGTCGGCGTTTTTCATCGGCGAACAGGGACATACCTATCGCTTCTACAGCATTGCCAGCGATCGGGCGGGCAACTTTGAAGCGAACCCGGCCGCGCCGCCGGACACGCAAACGACCGTCAACACGACGACCAGCCTGGCACCCACCAACCACAACGTCGCGGGCACTGGCGGCAACGCGAGCACCAACGTTACCGCAGTTGGTGGCTGCGGTTGGACGGCCAGCAGCAACGTACCCTGGATCACGATCACCAGCGGCGCGAGCGGCGCGGGCAACGGCACAGTCAATTTCACCGTCGCGCCGAATGTCGGCCCCGCGCGCGGCGGCACGCTGACCGTGGCCGGTCAAACCGTCAGCGTCTCGCAAGCAGCGCAAAGCTGCACCTTCAACATCAGCCCAACCAGCGCCAACCTGGGCGCGGGGGGCGGCAATGGCAGCAGCAACGTCACCACGACCGGCGGTTGCGCCTGGCCCGCCACCAGCGATGTGGCTTGGATCACGCCGAACAGCGCCAGCGGTACCGGCAGCGGCGCGGCCAATTACACCGTCGCCGCCAACACCGGCCCCGCGCGCACCGGCACACTGACCATCGCCGGACAGACCGTGACCGTGACGCAGTCGTCAGGTTGTAGTTACGCGATCAATCCGACCAGTCAAACTTTTCCCGGCAGCGGCGGCGCTGGCAGCGTCACCGTCACTACGCCCGGCGTTTGCGGTTGGACGGCAGCGAGCAATGCGCCCTGGCTGACTATCCTTTCAGATGTCAACAACACCGTGATGTTCAGCGTTGCGCGCAACCCCGGCCCGCAACGCAGCGGCACGCTGACCATCGCCGGGCAGACGTTCACGGTGACGCAAAATCGCGGGCTGGCGGTCAAAGCCGATTTCGATGGCGATGGCAAAACCGATCTGGGCGTCTTCAGCCCCAGCGCCGCCCCGCCCGTGCCGAATTGGATGGTGCTCAACAGCAATAATGGGCTAACCGCCACGCAGCAGTGGGGCGCGGGTTATGCGCCCTATTTCGATACCATCGTGCCCGGTGATTATGACGGCGATGGTAAAGCCGCGGATTCGATCTGGTACATCCGCAAGAGCAGCGACGGCCAAGCCATCCTGCAATTCTGGGGCGCGAACTACGCCCCGTATTTCGACATTCCCACGCCGGGTGATTACGACGGCGACGGCAAGACCGACATCGCCGTCTGGCGGCGCGATGGCACTTGGTATGTCAAACGCAGTTCGAATGGCTCGTTCCTGATTCAGACGCACGGCCAGAACGGCGACATCCCAGTGCCTGCCGATTACGATGGCGATGGCAAGACCGACTTGGCCGTCTTCCGGCCCGGCGCGATTGCGCCCACACCGAACTGGCTCATCCTGAACAGCTCAACGAACACCGTGACGAGCATCCAATGGGGGGCGGGCTATGCGCCGTATTTCGACACGCCGGTACCGGCGGATTATGACGGCGATGGCAAAGCCGACCTGGCGATCTGGCGCGGGGCGGATTCGATCTGGTACATCCGCAAAAGCAGTGATGGCGGTTTTATCCTCGATCTGTGGGGGGCGAATTACGCGCCCTACTTCGATGTGCCGACACCGGGCGATTACGACGGCGATGGCAAGGCGGATATTGCGGTCTGGCGACGCTCTGGGACTTGGTTCGTCAAGCGCAGCAGCAACGGCAGCTTTCTGATTCAAAACCAGGGGCAAAATGGCGATGTGCCTGTGCCGGCTTATGGCGTGCGTTGA
- a CDS encoding DEAD/DEAH box helicase yields MSFSELGLDAALVRRCESLEYTEPTPIQAAAIPLVISGSDLIGCAATGTGKTAAFLLPLLQRLAGPTFPGKPASKSVRALILAPTRELAGQITASLHELDGSQRTKVATLTGGASMTRQRAALLRGPAVVIATPGRMQDHLDSGLLSLAQVETLVLDEADRMLDMGFWPAIQRVLARLPVKRQTLLFSATMSPAIERIARQNMRQPQLIEVSPRGKAAITVTQKAYPVALESKNALLFDLLERERFERVLVFTRTRRGAERLARLLSARKHQVERIHADRSQPQREAALRSFKNGGCRVLVATDIAARGIDVEAISHVINFDVPVAPEDYVHRIGRSGRAGNEGQAITLVTLAEEPALRAIEKLTQQPIERVLLPAFGGRELLVKPPVNPIASTRRQSGYGSGVRSFSPRRAGR; encoded by the coding sequence ATGAGTTTTTCAGAATTGGGACTCGACGCCGCGTTGGTGCGCCGTTGCGAGTCTCTTGAATACACCGAGCCGACGCCCATTCAGGCTGCGGCTATCCCGTTGGTTATCAGCGGGTCAGATTTAATCGGCTGTGCCGCGACAGGCACAGGCAAGACAGCGGCTTTTTTACTGCCGCTGTTACAAAGATTGGCGGGTCCTACTTTTCCGGGTAAACCGGCCAGTAAGTCAGTGCGTGCGCTCATTCTGGCGCCGACGCGTGAATTAGCCGGACAAATCACCGCCAGCTTGCACGAACTGGACGGGTCGCAACGCACGAAGGTTGCTACGCTGACCGGGGGCGCCAGCATGACACGGCAACGGGCGGCGTTGTTGCGTGGCCCCGCCGTCGTTATCGCCACGCCCGGACGTATGCAGGATCATTTGGATTCCGGCCTGCTCAGTCTCGCACAGGTTGAAACGTTAGTGTTGGACGAGGCCGACCGTATGCTTGATATGGGTTTCTGGCCAGCGATTCAAAGGGTGCTGGCGCGCTTGCCTGTGAAGCGGCAAACGCTGCTCTTTTCCGCGACGATGTCACCGGCCATCGAACGCATCGCGCGGCAGAATATGCGTCAGCCGCAATTGATCGAAGTCAGTCCGCGCGGCAAGGCTGCGATCACTGTCACACAGAAAGCCTATCCGGTTGCGCTGGAATCCAAAAATGCGTTGCTGTTCGATCTGCTTGAACGCGAGCGGTTCGAGCGTGTGTTGGTGTTTACCCGCACACGGCGCGGGGCTGAACGCCTGGCCCGACTCTTGTCGGCGCGCAAACATCAGGTCGAGCGCATTCACGCGGATCGCTCACAACCCCAACGCGAAGCGGCTTTGCGCAGCTTCAAAAATGGCGGTTGCCGTGTGCTGGTGGCGACCGACATCGCCGCGCGCGGGATTGACGTGGAGGCCATCTCGCACGTCATCAATTTCGATGTGCCGGTGGCGCCCGAAGATTATGTCCATCGCATCGGGCGCAGTGGCCGCGCCGGTAACGAAGGGCAAGCTATCACGCTGGTCACGCTGGCCGAAGAACCGGCCTTGCGCGCCATCGAAAAGCTGACGCAACAGCCGATTGAACGTGTCCTGTTGCCCGCCTTTGGCGGACGGGAATTGTTAGTCAAACCGCCTGTGAATCCCATCGCTTCAACGCGGCGGCAGAGCGGGTACGGCAGCGGCGTGCGCTCTTTCTCACCGCGCCGCGCGGGCCGTTGA
- a CDS encoding RNA-binding protein has protein sequence MKLYVGNLSFQTSDGELEELFSGLGTVNSASVVTDRDTGRSRGFGFVEMSSREEGLAAIEQLDGREINGRNLTVNEAKPRENRGGGGGFGGGGGRGGGGGRGGGGGRGGGGGYGGGGGGGRSRY, from the coding sequence ATGAAACTTTATGTTGGCAATTTGTCGTTCCAAACTTCAGACGGAGAATTGGAAGAATTGTTTTCCGGTCTGGGCACGGTAAATTCAGCCTCCGTGGTCACCGATCGTGACACGGGCCGTTCACGCGGTTTCGGCTTTGTCGAAATGTCATCGCGCGAAGAAGGTCTGGCCGCCATTGAGCAACTCGATGGGCGCGAGATCAATGGCCGCAACCTGACCGTGAATGAAGCCAAACCCCGCGAGAATCGCGGCGGTGGCGGCGGCTTTGGCGGCGGCGGCGGTCGTGGCGGCGGTGGCGGTCGTGGCGGTGGCGGCGGTCGTGGCGGCGGTGGCGGTTACGGCGGCGGCGGCGGCGGCGGCCGTTCGCGCTACTAA